A window of the Oncorhynchus kisutch isolate 150728-3 unplaced genomic scaffold, Okis_V2 scaffold1901, whole genome shotgun sequence genome harbors these coding sequences:
- the LOC116368270 gene encoding uncharacterized protein LOC116368270: MVTGIEGGDLTLLLTGIAEGDLTLLLTGIAEGVWAVLVICIPEGDLTLLLRGIAEGVWAVLVICIPEGDLTLLLTGIAEGDLTLLLTGIAEGVWAVLVICIPEGDLTLLLTGIAEGVWAVLVICIPEGDLTLLLTGIAEGVWAVLVICIPEGDLTLLLTGIAEGVWAVLVICIPEGDLTLLLTGIAEGVWAVLVICIPEGDLTLLLTGIAEGVWAVLVICIPEGDLTLLLTGIAEGVWAVLVICIAEGDLTLLLTGIAEGVWAVLVICIPEGDLTLLLRGIAEGVWAVLVIAIGDLILCVTCTS; encoded by the exons ATGGTAACAGGCATTGAAGGAGGAGATTTAACTCTACTGTTAACAGGTATTGCTGAGGGAGATTTAACTCTACTGTTAACAGGTATTGCTGAGGGTGTTTGGGCTGTACTGGTTATATGTATTCCTGAGGGAGATTTGACTCTACTGTTAAGAGGTATTGCTGAGGGTGTTTGGGCTGTACTGGTTATATGTATTCCTGAGGGAGATTTAACTCTACTGTTAACAGGTATTGCTGAGGGAGATTTAACTCTACTGTTAACAG GTATTGCTGAGGGTGTTTGGGCTGTACTAGTTATATGTATTCCTGAGGGAGATTTAACTCTACTGTTAACAGGTATTGCTGAGGGTGTTTGGGCTGTACTGGTTATATGTATTCCTGAGGGAGATTTAACTCTACTGTTAACAGGTATTGCTGAGGGTGTTTGGGCTGTACTGGTTATATGTATTCCTGAGGGAGATTTAACTCTACTGTTAACAGGTATTGCTGAGGGTGTTTGGGCTGTACTGGTTATATGTATTCCTGAGGGAGATTTAACTCTACTGTTAACAGGTATTGCTGAGGGTGTTTGGGCTGTACTGGTTATATGTATTCCTGAGGGAGATTTAACTCTACTGTTAACAGGTATTGCTGAGGGTGTTTGGGCTGTACTGGTTATATGTATTCCTGAGGGAGATTTAACTCTACTGTTAACAGGTATTGCTGAGGGTGTTTGGGCTGTACTGGTTATATGTATTGCCGAGGGAGATTTAACTCTACTGTTAACAGGTATTGCTGAGGGTGTTTGGGCTGTACTGGTTATATGTATTCCTGAGGGAGATTTGACTCTACTGTTAAGAGGTATTGCTGAGGGTGTTTGGGCTGTACTGGTAATAGCCATTGGTGACTTGATTCTCTGTGTGACGTGTACATCCTGA